From Cellulomonas dongxiuzhuiae, the proteins below share one genomic window:
- a CDS encoding MGMT family protein, with amino-acid sequence MAGDADDWVEEVHALVALIPAGRVMTYGLIAEVLADRAAAAGRQPRGGPRQVGRAMARGGDVPWWRVVTADGRPPVCHEGRALVRLRAEGTPLTADGERVRVRAAVWFPED; translated from the coding sequence GTGGCCGGCGACGCCGACGACTGGGTCGAGGAGGTCCACGCCCTCGTCGCCCTGATCCCGGCGGGCAGGGTCATGACGTACGGCCTGATCGCCGAGGTGCTCGCCGACCGCGCGGCGGCCGCCGGGCGGCAGCCGCGCGGCGGACCCCGTCAGGTCGGGCGGGCGATGGCGCGCGGCGGGGACGTGCCGTGGTGGCGCGTCGTCACCGCGGACGGCCGCCCGCCCGTCTGCCACGAGGGCCGCGCGCTCGTCCGCCTGCGCGCCGAGGGCACGCCGCTGACGGCCGACGGCGAGCGCGTGCGGGTGCGTGCGGCGGTGTGGTTCCCCGAGGACTGA
- a CDS encoding aliphatic sulfonate ABC transporter substrate-binding protein: MTIRTAVSATALALVTALALTGCVAGENAEPEAADPSAASDGEVTWSADTLDIDFATYNPLSLVIKDQGWLEETLGDDVTVNWVQSAGSNKANEALRAGAVDVGSTAGSAALLARSNGSPIHTIGIYSQPEWAAIVVPATSDITSVADLAGKSVAATKGTDPYFFLLQSLEEAGVPLDQVEVQNLQHADGRTALEQGSVAAWSGLDPIMAASEAESGTKLIYRNIDFNTYGFLNATQDFLDASPDLAQVVVDAYEKAREWAQENPEEVVAILAEVAGIDPAVAEKVIVERTNLGVDPVPGDAQREVLEVVGPIFVESGDVADQATIDKALAELFEPTFAEKADASTIAG; this comes from the coding sequence ATGACGATCCGCACCGCCGTGTCCGCCACCGCGCTGGCCCTCGTGACCGCCCTGGCGCTGACCGGCTGCGTCGCCGGCGAGAACGCCGAGCCGGAGGCCGCCGACCCGAGCGCCGCGTCCGACGGCGAGGTCACGTGGAGCGCCGACACGCTCGACATCGACTTCGCGACCTACAACCCGCTCAGCCTGGTCATCAAGGACCAGGGGTGGCTCGAGGAGACGCTCGGCGACGACGTCACGGTCAACTGGGTGCAGTCGGCCGGCTCCAACAAGGCGAACGAGGCGCTGCGCGCCGGCGCGGTCGACGTGGGCTCGACCGCCGGCTCGGCCGCGCTGCTCGCGCGCTCCAACGGCTCGCCCATCCACACGATCGGCATCTACTCCCAGCCCGAGTGGGCGGCGATCGTCGTGCCGGCGACCTCCGACATCACGTCCGTCGCCGACCTCGCGGGCAAGTCGGTCGCGGCGACCAAGGGCACCGACCCCTACTTCTTCCTCCTGCAGTCGCTCGAGGAGGCCGGCGTGCCGCTCGACCAGGTCGAGGTGCAGAACCTGCAGCACGCCGACGGCCGCACGGCGCTCGAGCAGGGCTCGGTCGCCGCGTGGTCCGGTCTGGACCCGATCATGGCCGCGAGCGAGGCCGAGTCGGGCACCAAGCTCATCTACCGCAACATCGACTTCAACACCTACGGCTTCCTCAACGCGACGCAGGACTTCCTCGACGCGAGCCCCGACCTGGCGCAGGTCGTCGTCGACGCGTACGAGAAGGCGCGCGAGTGGGCGCAGGAGAACCCCGAGGAGGTCGTCGCGATCCTCGCCGAGGTCGCCGGGATCGACCCGGCCGTGGCCGAGAAGGTCATCGTCGAGCGCACGAACCTGGGCGTCGACCCGGTCCCCGGTGACGCGCAGCGCGAGGTGCTCGAGGTCGTCGGCCCGATCTTCGTCGAGTCCGGCGACGTGGCGGACCAGGCCACGATCGACAAGGCCCTGGCCGAGCTGTTCGAGCCGACGTTCGCCGAGAAGGCCGACGCCTCCACCATCGCGGGCTGA
- the acs gene encoding acetate--CoA ligase, producing MTTLTALQTETRAYPAPAHLAATSNVRPGDWARAEADPVAFWEEAARHLEWDTPWHTAHTWSPPVPVEGGAPDELTVPEARWFVGGRLNVAVNCVDRHVAAGRGDKVALHVEGERGDRRSITYAGLQREVARAAHALTELGVGPGDRVVVYLPVIAETVVVTLAIARIGAVHSLVFGGFSAEAVRFRVQDTEAKVLVTSDGQFRRGQAVEVKSAADEAVAGLAHVEHVLVVRRTGQDVAWTDGRDVWWHDVVDRQPDTHEAQAFDAEHPLFVIYTSGTTGRPKGLVHTSGGYLTHAAWSHWAVFDAKDDDVHWCTADLAWVTAHTYEIYGPLANGLTQVIYEGTPDTPHRERHLEVIERYGVTTYYTAPTLIRTFMTWFGDELPGGHDLSSLRVLGTVGEAINPEAWVWFRRTFGRDEVPVVDTWWQSETGAAMIAPVPGLTTLKPGSATRPLPGIAAKVVGEDGVEVGPGQGGFLVVERPWPGMARTVWRDPQRYLEAYWRRFAGHGPHGGYFLAGDGASYDEDGDIWLLGRIDDVINVSGHRLSTIEVESALVAHPAVGEAGVAGVADPVTGQAIAAFVVPSAPPGPVEDVEAWLAATRALREELRDHVAREIGPVAKPRHVLVVPEVPKTRSGKIMRRLLTQLVEGTTLGDTTSLQNPWAVEQVGTLVAAGLPR from the coding sequence ATGACCACCCTGACCGCGCTGCAGACGGAGACGCGCGCGTACCCCGCACCCGCTCACCTGGCGGCGACGTCGAACGTCCGCCCCGGGGACTGGGCGCGCGCCGAGGCCGACCCGGTCGCGTTCTGGGAGGAGGCCGCGCGCCACCTCGAGTGGGACACGCCCTGGCACACCGCCCACACGTGGTCGCCGCCGGTCCCGGTCGAGGGCGGCGCGCCGGACGAGCTCACCGTCCCCGAGGCCCGCTGGTTCGTCGGCGGGCGGCTCAACGTCGCCGTCAACTGCGTCGACCGGCACGTCGCGGCCGGCCGCGGCGACAAGGTCGCGCTGCACGTCGAGGGCGAGCGCGGCGACCGCCGGTCGATCACCTACGCCGGGCTCCAGCGCGAGGTCGCCCGGGCCGCGCACGCGCTCACCGAGCTCGGCGTCGGGCCCGGCGACCGCGTCGTGGTGTACCTGCCGGTGATCGCCGAGACCGTCGTCGTCACGCTCGCGATCGCCCGGATCGGCGCCGTGCACTCGCTCGTCTTCGGCGGGTTCTCGGCCGAGGCCGTGCGGTTCCGTGTGCAGGACACCGAGGCCAAGGTGCTGGTGACCAGCGACGGGCAGTTCCGCCGCGGCCAGGCCGTCGAGGTCAAGTCGGCGGCCGACGAGGCCGTCGCGGGGCTCGCGCACGTCGAGCACGTGCTCGTCGTCCGCCGCACCGGCCAGGACGTCGCGTGGACCGACGGGCGAGACGTCTGGTGGCACGACGTCGTCGACCGTCAGCCCGACACCCACGAGGCGCAGGCGTTCGACGCCGAGCACCCGCTGTTCGTCATCTACACCTCGGGCACCACGGGCAGGCCCAAGGGCCTCGTCCACACCTCGGGCGGGTACCTCACGCACGCCGCGTGGTCGCACTGGGCCGTCTTCGACGCCAAGGACGACGACGTGCACTGGTGCACCGCCGACCTCGCGTGGGTCACGGCGCACACGTACGAGATCTACGGACCGCTCGCCAACGGCCTCACGCAGGTCATCTACGAGGGCACGCCGGACACCCCCCACCGCGAGCGCCACCTCGAGGTCATCGAGCGCTACGGCGTCACCACCTACTACACGGCCCCGACCCTCATCCGCACGTTCATGACGTGGTTCGGCGACGAGCTGCCCGGCGGCCACGACCTGTCGAGCCTCCGCGTGCTGGGCACCGTCGGGGAGGCGATCAACCCCGAGGCGTGGGTGTGGTTCCGGCGCACCTTCGGGCGCGACGAGGTCCCGGTCGTCGACACGTGGTGGCAGTCCGAGACGGGCGCCGCGATGATCGCGCCCGTCCCCGGGCTGACCACCCTCAAGCCCGGGTCCGCGACGCGACCCCTGCCCGGGATCGCCGCCAAGGTCGTCGGGGAGGACGGCGTCGAGGTCGGGCCCGGGCAGGGCGGGTTCCTCGTCGTCGAGCGCCCGTGGCCGGGCATGGCCCGGACGGTCTGGCGCGACCCGCAGCGGTACCTCGAGGCGTACTGGCGCCGGTTCGCGGGCCACGGCCCGCACGGCGGGTACTTCCTCGCCGGCGACGGCGCGTCGTACGACGAGGACGGCGACATCTGGCTGCTCGGCCGCATCGACGACGTCATCAACGTCTCCGGCCACCGGCTGTCGACCATCGAGGTCGAGTCCGCGCTGGTCGCCCACCCCGCGGTCGGCGAGGCCGGCGTCGCGGGCGTCGCCGACCCCGTGACGGGGCAGGCGATCGCGGCGTTCGTCGTGCCGAGCGCGCCGCCGGGGCCGGTCGAGGACGTCGAGGCGTGGCTCGCGGCGACGCGAGCGCTGCGCGAGGAGCTGCGCGACCACGTCGCCCGCGAGATCGGGCCGGTCGCCAAGCCGCGCCACGTGCTGGTCGTCCCCGAGGTGCCCAAGACCCGGTCGGGCAAGATCATGCGCAGGCTGCTCACGCAGCTCGTCGAGGGCACCACGCTCGGCGACACGACGTCCCTGCAGAACCCCTGGGCGGTCGAGCAGGTCGGCACGCTCGTCGCGGCGGGCCTGCCCCGCTGA
- a CDS encoding ABC transporter permease, giving the protein MTDASVADAPLEDARVTDATVPPGAPVPRVHDLAAARRPTGGFWSRRATRAVGGALLPLLLLAVWQYVTTSGLVPPYQLPSPASVWNAAVDLWQRGDLQTHVAISVQRVFIGFAIGALVALVGAAFVGLSRAGDVLLAPTLAAIRAVPSLAWVPLLILWMKIGEESKITLVAIGAFFPIYTTVAAALRHVDPQLVEAGRAFGLRGVRLFQSVQLPAVIPSVMSGLRLGLAQAWLFLVAAELIAASMGLGFLLTDSQNNGRVDRILLAIVLLALIGKVTDSIVAVVEKQLLRRFA; this is encoded by the coding sequence ATGACCGACGCCTCCGTCGCCGACGCGCCCCTCGAGGACGCTCGCGTCACCGACGCGACCGTGCCCCCGGGCGCACCCGTCCCCCGGGTCCACGACCTAGCGGCAGCCCGGCGACCCACCGGCGGCTTCTGGTCGCGGCGTGCGACGCGGGCCGTCGGCGGCGCGCTGCTCCCGCTGCTCCTGCTCGCGGTGTGGCAGTACGTCACCACCAGCGGCCTCGTCCCGCCCTACCAGCTGCCCAGCCCGGCGTCGGTGTGGAACGCAGCGGTCGACCTCTGGCAGCGCGGCGACCTGCAGACGCACGTCGCGATCTCGGTGCAGCGGGTGTTCATCGGCTTCGCGATCGGCGCGCTGGTGGCCCTGGTGGGCGCCGCGTTCGTGGGGCTGTCGCGCGCCGGGGACGTGCTGCTCGCGCCGACGCTCGCCGCGATCCGGGCCGTCCCGTCGCTCGCGTGGGTCCCACTGCTGATCCTGTGGATGAAGATCGGCGAGGAGTCGAAGATCACGCTGGTCGCGATCGGTGCGTTCTTCCCGATCTACACGACCGTGGCGGCCGCGCTGCGTCACGTCGACCCGCAGCTCGTCGAGGCGGGCCGCGCGTTCGGCCTGCGGGGAGTGCGGCTGTTCCAGTCGGTGCAGCTGCCCGCGGTGATCCCCTCGGTCATGTCCGGCCTGCGCCTCGGGCTCGCGCAGGCGTGGCTGTTCCTCGTGGCGGCCGAGCTCATCGCCGCGTCCATGGGGCTGGGCTTCCTCCTGACCGACTCCCAGAACAACGGGCGCGTCGACCGGATCCTGCTCGCGATCGTCCTGCTGGCCCTCATCGGCAAGGTCACCGACTCGATCGTCGCGGTCGTCGAGAAGCAGCTGCTGCGGAGGTTCGCATGA
- a CDS encoding O-acetylhomoserine aminocarboxypropyltransferase/cysteine synthase family protein: MSEHRFGFRTRALHAGGIPDATTGARAVPIYQTTSFVFEDTADAANLFALQKYGNIYSRIGNPTVAAFEERLASLEGGIGAVATASGMAAEFLVFAALAGAGDHLVASAQLYGGTVTQLDVTLRRFGVETTFVPGTDPADYAAAIRPETKAVYTEVIANPSGEIADLAGLAEVAHAAGVPLVVDSTLSTPYLVRPIEHGADIVIHSATKFLGGHGTTLGGVIVESGRFDWGSGRFPTMTEPVASYGGVRWWENFGEYGFLTKLRSEQLRDIGPALSPQSAFQLLQGVETLPQRIDAHLANAREVATWLESDPRVASVLWAGLESHPHHERAQRYLPLGPGSVFAFRLAGTPDLPGREVGRRFIEALQLASHLANVGDARTLVIHPASTTHQQLSAEQLETAGVPEDLVRISVGIEDAADILWDLDQALTTATGTAREEAR, from the coding sequence GTGAGCGAGCACCGCTTCGGCTTCCGGACCCGTGCGCTGCACGCCGGCGGCATCCCCGACGCCACCACGGGCGCGCGCGCCGTGCCGATCTACCAGACGACGTCCTTCGTCTTCGAGGACACCGCCGACGCCGCGAACCTCTTCGCGCTGCAGAAGTACGGCAACATCTACTCGCGCATCGGCAACCCCACGGTCGCGGCGTTCGAGGAGCGCCTCGCGTCCCTCGAGGGCGGCATCGGCGCGGTCGCCACCGCGTCGGGCATGGCGGCGGAGTTCCTCGTGTTCGCGGCGCTGGCGGGCGCGGGCGACCACCTCGTCGCCTCCGCGCAGCTGTACGGCGGTACGGTCACGCAGCTCGACGTCACGCTGCGGCGCTTCGGCGTCGAGACGACGTTCGTGCCGGGCACCGACCCCGCCGACTACGCCGCGGCGATCCGCCCCGAGACCAAGGCCGTCTACACCGAGGTCATCGCGAACCCGTCGGGCGAGATCGCCGACCTGGCCGGGCTGGCCGAGGTCGCGCACGCCGCAGGCGTCCCCCTCGTCGTCGACTCGACGCTGTCCACCCCGTACCTCGTGCGCCCGATCGAGCACGGCGCCGACATCGTCATCCACTCGGCGACCAAGTTCCTGGGCGGGCACGGCACGACGCTCGGCGGCGTGATCGTCGAGTCCGGCCGGTTCGACTGGGGCAGCGGGCGCTTCCCGACCATGACGGAGCCCGTGGCCTCCTACGGCGGCGTGCGCTGGTGGGAGAACTTCGGCGAGTACGGGTTCCTCACCAAGCTGCGCTCCGAGCAGCTGCGCGACATCGGCCCGGCCCTGTCCCCGCAGTCCGCGTTCCAGCTGCTGCAGGGCGTCGAGACCCTGCCGCAGCGGATCGACGCGCACCTGGCCAACGCGCGCGAGGTGGCGACGTGGCTGGAGTCCGACCCCCGCGTCGCGTCGGTGCTGTGGGCGGGGCTCGAGTCGCACCCGCACCACGAGCGCGCGCAGCGGTACCTGCCGCTCGGGCCGGGCTCGGTCTTCGCGTTCCGGCTGGCCGGCACGCCGGACCTGCCGGGCCGGGAGGTCGGTCGCCGCTTCATCGAGGCCCTGCAGCTCGCGAGCCACCTGGCGAACGTCGGCGACGCCCGCACGCTCGTCATCCACCCCGCCTCGACGACGCACCAGCAGCTGTCCGCCGAGCAGCTCGAGACGGCCGGCGTGCCGGAGGACCTCGTGCGCATCAGCGTCGGCATCGAGGACGCCGCCGACATCCTCTGGGACCTCGACCAGGCGCTGACCACGGCGACCGGCACCGCACGGGAGGAGGCACGATGA
- a CDS encoding CoA-binding protein has translation MSARTWQGPSAPERLSILRATRSIAIVGASSNPARASYFVATYLLSSSPYDVYFVNPRADEILGRPVYPSLDALPVVPDLVDVFRRHDDLPSVLDETLTVGAGTLWLQLGSWHEDVARRAEEAGLNVVMDRCVKIEHARFHGGLHLAGFDTGVISSRRALG, from the coding sequence ATGAGCGCACGCACCTGGCAGGGGCCCAGCGCGCCGGAGCGCCTGTCGATCCTGCGCGCCACGCGCTCGATCGCGATCGTGGGCGCATCCAGCAACCCCGCGCGCGCGTCGTACTTCGTCGCGACGTACCTGCTGTCGAGCTCGCCGTACGACGTGTACTTCGTCAACCCGCGCGCCGACGAGATCCTCGGCCGGCCCGTCTACCCGTCGCTCGACGCGCTGCCGGTCGTCCCGGACCTCGTCGACGTGTTCCGCCGCCACGACGACCTGCCGAGCGTGCTCGACGAGACGCTCACGGTGGGCGCGGGGACCCTGTGGCTGCAGCTCGGCTCGTGGCACGAGGACGTCGCGCGCCGCGCGGAGGAGGCGGGCTTGAACGTGGTCATGGACCGGTGCGTGAAGATCGAGCACGCGCGGTTCCACGGCGGTCTGCACCTGGCCGGGTTCGACACCGGCGTCATCTCGTCCCGGCGCGCGCTCGGCTGA